AGGGGGCATGCGTCGCACCGCGCGGCGCCTCCCACGAGGTTCGTCATGCCGCGCTCGTCCAGAAACAAGGAACACTGCCCCACTCCGAGCATCGCCGCGCACGCGCGCTCCGTCTCGCTCCGCGCCATCGTCGGCACCCTGATGCTCGCCGGGGCGGTGCACTGCGCGGGCAGCCCTCGCGTCGTCGAGGACGAACCGCCTCCGAGCCCTCGCTTCGAGGTCGTGGAGGCCGACGCCGCTCCACCCGAGACATGCCAGGGTCTCGCGTGCGACGTCGCGACGTGCCCCGAGGGCGAGGAGACGCGTGTCTCCGGGAAGGTCTACGCGCCGAACGGCACACTCCCCCTCGCCGGGGCGACCGTCTACGTCCCGAGCGGCGCGATCCCCGAGCTCCACGCCGGCGCGACGTGCGAGACGTGCGCGGACTGGTTGCCCGAGCGCCCCGTCGCGGTCGCCACCACGGCCGCCGACGGGTCCTTCGAGCTCCGCGGTGTGCCGGTCGGCACGGACGTCCCGCTGGTCGTCCAGGTCGGGAAATGGCGCCGCAAAGTGACCCTGCCCAAGGTCGAAGCGTGCACGGCCCACGTGCTCCCCCGAGAAGCCACACGTTTGCCGCGGAGCCGCGCCGAGGGAGACATGCCACGGATCGCCCTGACGACGGGCGTGTGCGACGACATCGGCTGCCTCTTGCCGAAGCTCGGGATCGATCCGAGCGAGATCGGTGTCCCGAACGACGGGGACCAGAAGCGCGTGCACGTGTACCGGGGCGCGATGGACGCGGCCGATGCCCCGCGCGGGTCGGCCCCATCGTCGACCCTCTGGAGCAGCGCGGCCTCGCTCTCGCGCTACGACATGCTGCTCCTCTCGTGCGAGTGCGGGGAGCGCACCGAGAACAAGGGGCCCGCGGCCAACGAGGCCATGACCCGCTACCTCGAGGGGGGCGGCCGCATCTTCACGACCGACTTCATGTACACCTTCTACCGAGACTCCCCCTCCGCCGAGCTGCGCCGCGCGATCGACGTACGCGGCGGAGGCCACGAGGGAGGCCGCCCGATGAGCATCGTGCCCGGGTCAGGCGGGGGAAAGGAGCTGTCGTCGTGGCTCAGGGCCGCCACCCCCCAGAGCCCCGAGACCGTCGAGGGCCGCGTCGACTTCGAGAGCGTCTTCGAGAACATCGCCTCGGTCGATCCGAGCCGCGCCCGCGTATGGGCGGTCTCGCCGCGCCCGCTCGCGCCCACCTCTCCCCCGGGGCCGCGCATCGTCTCCGTCGACTTCCCGATCGGCAGGTCGGCCGGTGAGCAGTGCGGTCGCGCGGTGCACATCGACGCGCACGTGCACCAACCCAAGGCTGGAGATCGCGTGGGACCCGACTACCCGAAGACGTGCGGTTCGACGATGAGCACGAGCGAGGCGGCCCTCGCCTTCTTCCTCTTCCACCTCGCCGACTGCGTGGTGCCCCCTACGGCGAGGCCCGGCGTGCCTCCGCAGCGATGAAAATGAAACGAGGCCCCCGAGCGATTGCCGGGGGCCTCTCGTGCGAAGGCGCGCGCCGCGGGGGTTCGGCTCAGGGCACGAAGCGCCGGCGACCGATTTTGTTCTTCTCGGCCTCGACCTTCGCGCGCGCCACCACGTCGTCCACGCGGAAGGCGAGGTCCACCGTCTGGTTTTTCACATAAAGATCATAGAGATCCGAGTAGTGCGGCGAAGCCGGGTCGAACACCTGGCCCCCGGGGATCACGTTGCGCGCGACGGGCCCCTTCTCGGGATCCATCATGGCGACGAAGCGGATCGTCGCGCCGGAGCCGTACGAGTAGTCGTCGTCCTCGATGCCGTGGCTCGCGACGTCGACCGTGCCGTCCCCGCCGTGGCGCCCTACCTTCTTCAAGGAGAGCGACTCGAGCGGGAGGAAGAACTGCGGAGAGAGCGTGTGCATCTTGCCCCAGCGCCACGTCGAGGGATCTCCCTGGCCCATCATGACGGCGATGGCGTCGATGGCCGACTGCGCAAGAGTCATCTGCTTCGTCTCGACGGGCACCGTCTTCAGGTTGTCGAACGCGGCCTCCTTCGTCTTGAGCGTCGCCGGGCTCGTGAGGATCGTGGCGAGGAGCTTCAGCGTCGGCGCGCGCGACAGGGTCACGCCGAGCTCGGCCGCCTCGTCACCGAAGGTGTTCTGCGCGAGCTTCGTGGCGAAGACGGCCATGAGCGCGGTGGCCTTGGAGTCTTCGATTTGTTTCGGCGTCGCGCCCTCCTCGGTGCCGGCGGCCGTGTCGAGAGACCACGCCTCGACGAGGCGTTTCGCGTCGGCGAGGTACGCCTTCACGGCCGGCGAGGCCGACGTGAGCATGGGCGCGAGATCGGGGTGCGTGCCCGGAGTGGCGGCCTCGGCCGCGAGCGCGTCGATCGCCGAGACGAACGCGGGGCGGAACGCCTTGCCCCAGTCGGAGATCGCGTCGGCCTGGATTTGCGCCATTTGGTCGCGATCGAGCTTCTTCCCGTCGGCGAGGGCGTCCTTGATGCGCGTCGTGATGCGGCTCACGCGCGTACCGGGATCGTAGTCGGAGCCCATGTAGAGCGGGAACCCACCGACCTCGGGCTCGTTGCCGGGGTCGTTGTCCTTCGTGACGCCCACCGGGTCGGCGTTCGCCGTCACCAGGTAGCCCTTCGCGGGGTTCTTCGCGTGCGGCAAGACCTTCGGATCGAAGAAGCCGTCCCACTCGGCCGAGCCGTCGCCAGGAAGGATTTTCCAGGCCTTCGTGCCCTTCGGCCGGCGGGGCACACGAATGGTCTGCGTCCACGCGATGTTGCCCGTGTCGTCGGCGAGGACCCAGTTCTGACCACCGTGGGTGAAGTTCGCCTCGAGGGCCTTCTGCGCCTCGTCCACGTTCTTCGCGCGGTTCAAGAGCAAGATCGCCTTGAGCAGCGGCCCGGGCTGGTGGCCCGTGTAGCGCACCGACAGCTCCTCCGATTTCAGCGGATCGAGCACACGCGAGCCGATGCGCGGAAGGATCGGGCCGTGGTGAGGCACGTCGTAGAAAGTGACCTTCACGTCGGTGCCCGGCCGGCCCATCGACGAGACCTTGAACGTCTCTTCGCGGGGAGTGAGCTTCACCTGGCCGCCCTTGAAGGTCACGCACTGCCCGCCGCCCGCGGTGCATGGCACCACCGCCTCGCGGTACACGTCGGTCACGTCGATGTAGCTGACGGTGCTACCCCACCCCACGTTGCGGTTCATCCCGAGCGTGACGAGCGGGATGCCCGGGAACTGCGCTCCCATGACGTCGAGGCCGTCTTTCGTGGACAGGTGCGACAGGTAGAAGATCGCCGGGTTCGAAAGCGAGAGGTGCGTGTCGTTGGCGACCATCGCGCGCCCCGTGGTCGACGCCTTGCCGGAGACGACCCAGTTGTTCGAGCCACGATCGGGGTCGTTCTTCTTGTCGATGCCGACGCCCTCGAGCGCCGCGAGCGCGCCCTTCATGGTGCTCATCTTGGGTCGCGCGGCCTTGGATTTCATGGGCTTTCCGAGCGCCGTCGCGCCGGGCACCTCGTTCCACCCGTCGACCGTGGTGGTCGGGTCGAACGGCAATGACCGCCAGTAGTCCTCGGCGAAGCCGACACGTGCCGCCTTCTGCGGGTCGGCGTTGCCGACGAGCTTGTCGGCCTCGGCCTTGTCCCACGTGCTGCGCTCGATGTCGCTCGTCGCGTTGAACGAGAGCTGGAACGCTTGGAGCTCGCCGAGCACGAGCGAGTCGACCTCGGTCCAGGCCTTCACGCTGGGGACGAGGTAGTACGTCTCGAGGCCACCCTTCGGCAGCGCGTACTTCCCCTGACGGAGCGCGTTTTGCCACGCGTTCACGCCCGCCGAGAAGCTCGTCAAGATGGCCTTGAGGCGCTTGTCCTCCGGGTCGGTCGACTCGCTGATCTGCTTCCACGCGGCCTCGGCCGTGGCGCGGAGGTGGTGCGTGCGGTAGCGCATGTCGCTCACGAGGGCGAGCTCGTTGAAGTCGCCCACGATCTCGGCGAGCGTGCCCGAGGCCTGCCGCCGCCCGAAGTCCATCTCGAGCCAGCGATCTTGCGCCATCATGAAGCCCTGGGCGTAGGCCGCGTCGGGGATGTTGTCGGCGTAGATGTGCGGGATGCCCGCGTCGTCGCGGACTACGTCGACAGGGGCCGAGAGCCCCTCGCCCTTCAGCTCTTCGGCGATGGGCAGGGCGGCGAGCGGGTCGACCGGCGTGGGCACGGCGTTGTCGCCGACGGACGCGTCGACCGGAGGCACCGGGTTCGCGGGGTTGTCGTCGCCCGTGCAGGCGGCGAGGATCGCAAGGGCAAAGACAGGCAAGAGGGCTCTTCGCATGCGAGGACCATATCGGGCACGCCGGGTTCGTCAATCACGCGACGCGTCGGCGGAGAACGCACGTTTGCCTGGTGGGCAGGCGCCGCGAGCCGAGCCGTTCGCGATCCTTGCCGCACCGCGTCCGGCGGGCTTGCTCGGGGCCCCGACCCGCGCGAAAAGGGGGCGTGATTTCCCGCGAGAGCGACGACGGCGACCTCGACCTCCTGACCGCACCGATGCGCGACGCCTTCGGCGACGATCCCGAGGCCCTCCTTCGCCGCGATCCGAACCTCGACGATCCGCTGCCGTCGCTGGTGCCGGAGACGGGCATGACGTCGCTCGCGGCCATCGCGCGGGCCTCCGCGTCCCTGCCTCGGGTCGACGTCACGCTCGCCCGAGGCTCGTCGGCGGCGGCCATCGCCGTGACGCTGCTCGAGGCCACGAAGCGGCCCGTCGTGGTGGTCTCCCAAGGCGCTGACGAGTCGCGTCAAATGCGCGACGACATTGAGTTTTTTTCGAGCGGTGGCGAGCCGGTGAGCGTGCTCGTGCTCACGCCGCCGGAGGTCTCGCCGTACGCCGAGGTGAGCCCCGATCGCCGAGGCGAGACGGCCCGAGTGGCGACCCTCGCGCACCTCGCGCGCACGACCGCACGCACCATCGTGTGTGTCGCTGCGCCTCAGCTCGTGCGCAAGGTCGTCCCTCGCGACGCGCTCCGCGCGCACACGCAGCGGGTCGTCTACGGGGAGGTGCTCGACCGCGAGGCCCTCCTGCGCGCCCTGTCCGAGGCGGGGTACCTCCGCGTGCCGCTCGTCGAGGATCCGGGCACGTTCGCGGTCCGAGGCTCCCTCGTCGACGTGTGGCCGCCGGTGGCCCAAGGCGGAGATTTTTCGCGCGACGAGCCCGTTCGCATCGAGCTCGACGACGAGCTCGTCGTCGGCCTCAAGCGCTTCGATCCCCACGACCAGCGCACGAGCAAGGACGCGGACCTCGATGAGCTCTGGCTCCCCCCGGCGCGCGAGGCGATCTTCACGCCGGCGAACGTCGCGCGCGCGAAGGCCCGTATCCTCGACCTCGCCGACACCCATGACGTGCCCACGGTGAAGGCTCGTGGCCTCGCCGACGACGTCGCCACGGGGCGCGCGTTCTTCGGGGCCGACGGCTACCTCCCCACCTACTACGCCTCGCTCGACGACCCGCTCGGCCATCTCCCGGCGGACGCGACCGTGGTGCTCGACGACCCCGAGGCGGTCGTCGCCAGCGTACGAGACGCCCTCTTTCGCGCCACCGAGGACGAGCGGGCCTGCGCGAGCCCCATCAAGCTGCCCCTCGACGCCTTCTTCACGAGCGACGCCCACCTCGCGACCGAGCTCGGGGCCCGCCGCATCGTCACCGTCGGAAAGACCCTCGTGCGCGGCACCGAGGCGCCGGGGCTCTCGGCCTACGAGGTGACCCAGGAGCCCTTCGCCCACGGCTCCCTCGACCTCGACGACCTCAAGTCGGCCATGCAGCGGGCGCGCGCCGCGAAGGGCAAAGGCGCGGGCCTTGTGCCGCTCACCCGGCGAATCGCCCACTTTCGCGAGGCCGGGCTCCGCGTGTTGCTCTCGGCGCGCACGCTCACCCAAGCCGAGCGCATCGCGAGCCTCCTCTCGCACAAGTCGATAACATGCAAACTGCATACGTCTCCCGTGGAGGTGCTCGGGGCCCAGGCCCCGGGTCGCGGCGAGACCGACGTCGAGATCGTGCCGAGCCCGCTCACGCGCGGGGTGATCCTCCCGGCCGACGGGCTCGCCGTGATCACCGAAGAGGAGGTGTTCGGAGGGCGCGCGCACAAAAAGCGGGAGCGGAAGAACAAGGACACGACGCGCCCCTTCCTGGAGGACCTTCGGAGCCTCTCGGTCGGCGATCTCGTGGTCCACGTGGAGCACGGCGTCGGGCGCTACCTCGGCCTCGTGCACAAGCCCGTGGGCGGACACCTCGTCGATCTCCTCGTCGTCGAGTACGCCGGCAAGGACAAGCTCTATCTCCCCGTCTACCGCCTGAACCAGGTGCAGAAGCTCTCCGGCGGCGAGGGCGAGTCGACCAAGCTCGACAGGCTCGGCGGCTCCACGTTCTCGAAGACGAAGGCCCGCGTGCGCAAAGAGGTGCGCCAAATGGCCGACGAGCTCCTCCGCCTCTACGCCGAACGGAAGGCCCAGCTCGGCACCGCGCTCGCCCCGGTCGACGACGAGTACCGCGCGTTCGAGGCGACGTTCCCGTTCGAGGAGACCCCGGACCAGGCGCGCGCGATCGACGACGTGAACCGCGATCTCGAGGCGCCGCGCCCCATGGATCGCCTCGTGTGTGGAGACGTAGGTTTCGGGAAGACCGAGGTGGCCATCCGCGCTGCCTTCCGCGTGGCCATGTCGGGCCGCCAGGTGTGCGTGCTCTGCCCCACGACGGTGCTCGCGCAGCAGCACTTCCGCACCTTCGAGGCGCGCCTCTCGGGCTACCCCATCACCGTCAAATGCCTGTCGCGGTTCCAGTCGAAGCGCGAGCAGGACGAGATCCTCAAGGCGACCAAAGAGGGGAAGGTCGACGTGCTCGTCGGCACCCATCGCCTCCTCTCGAAAGACCTTCATTTCAAGGCTCTCGGCCTCCTCGTGGTGGACGAGGAGCAGCGCTTCGGGGTCACCCACAAAGAGCGCATCAAGCAGATGCGCTCCACGGTCGACGTGCTCACGCTGAGCGCGACGCCGATCCCGCGCACGCTCCAGATGGCCGTGGGAGGTCTCCGCGATCTGTCGCTCATCGCCACGCCCCCCGCCGACCGCCGGAGCGTGCGCACGATCGTGACCCGGTTCGATCCGCAGGTGCTGCGCGAGGCCGTGACCCGCGAGCTGTCGCGCGGAGGCCAGGTCTTCTTCGTGCACAACCGCATCGAGGGCCTCTACGAGCGAGCGCAACGGCTCACCGAGCTCGTCCCGAACGCACGCATCGCCGTCGCTCACGGGCAGCTCGCGAAGACGAAGCGCCGCACCGAGACGGGCGAGAGCGAGGCCGAGACGAACCTCGAGCGCACCATGCTCGACTTCGTCGACGGCCGGTACGACGTGCTCTGCGCCACGGCCATCGTCGAGAGCGGGCTCGACATCCCGCGCGCCAACACGATCATCATCGACCGCGCCGACATGTTCGGGCTCTCGCAGCTCTACCAGCTCCGAGGCCGCGTGGGCCGGTCCCGCGAGCGCGCGTACTGCTACCTCGTCGTGCCTCCGCAAGACGCCATGACCGACGATGCCCGCGCGCGGGTCGAGGCGATCGAGCGTTTCTCCGAGCTCGGCTCCGGCTTCAAGGTGGCCTCGCTCGACCTCGAGCTGCGAGGCGCGGGAGACCTCTTGGGTGGCGAGCAGTCGGGCACGGTGGCGAGCGTCGGGTTCGATCTCTTCTGCCAGATGCTCGAAGAGGCGGTGCACGAGCTCCGCGGCGAAGAGGTCGTCTTCGAGGTCGATCCCGAGCTCTCGTACGACGTCGAGGCCCTCGTCCCCGAGAGCTACGTCGCCGAGGTGGGCGTCCGCTTGTCGCTCTACAAACGCCTGGCCGGCGCGGTCGACGAGGCCCACGTCGAGGACATCGCCGACGAGATGGAGAACCGCTTCGGCCCCCCGCCCGAGGAGGTGCGTCGGCTCTTTCGCCTGATGGCCCAGAAGACCCACCTAAGGCGCCTACGTGTGCTCGGGTGCGAGGCCACGAGCCGCCTCGTGACGTTGCATCTGCGCGAGGACACCCCGCTCGACTCCCGCAAGATCACCGAGCTTCTGCGCGACAAAAAGAGCCCGTGGAAGCTCACGCCCGACATGCGCCTCTCGCGCCGCTTCGAGGGTACGGCCTCGTGCCTCGACAACGTCGACGCCATGCTCGCCGACCTCGCGCGCCTCGAGAAATGACCCGAGTCCCCGAGGCGTCTCGGGCGACGTGGTGACGCGCGCGACTAGCCGAGGTGGCGAATACTCCTCTCCATGAGGCTCCGTTCGATCTTCGCGTTCTCGACCGCCGTGGTGCTCGCCGCGGCCTGTGGCTCGACGACCCGCCCCGAGGTCGCGCCCGAGCCCGACACCGACGCGAGCCCCCCGCCTCCCCTCGAGGATGCGGCGCGCCCCGTCACTCCCCCGCTGTTCGCCGACGCGGGCCAAGGCGAAGGAGGCACGATCGAGCCGATGACCGACGTCGACGTGGTGCTCACGGCCGACAACGCCTACGCGTTCGGCTGGGGCGACGCCGCGCGGGTCGCCACGTACCGCAACGTGACCCCGGCGCGCCTCGCGAGCGAGATCTTCAACTGCCCCATCGGGAACGGCCCCGAGGCGTACGTCGTTCCCGCCGCCGAGGCCCCGCGCGGCGCGTACCTCTACATCGTCGCGTGGGCCGACAGAGCCACGTCGCAGGGCGTGATTGGCCAGTTCCGAAGGCGCGGCGGCGATCCCATCTTCACCGGCGACGGCGCGTGGGAGGCGTGCGCCACCGGCAAAGAGTACAACCCCCAGACGACCGACTTCCCGACCCAAGAGGTCGTCAACACGGAGCTCGCGCTCTGCAACGCCGGGACCGGAGATCGCACGACGACGAGCGCCGGCTGGGTCTCGACGACCGCCGCCATCACCCCGAACGCGGTGGGGCGCGTCGCGTTCGGAGAGGACAACTCCGCGAGCGACGGCGTCTTCCCGATCGTCTGCCAGAAGGACGCGATGGGCAAAGACGGCGTCGACGCGAAGGCCCGCTGGATGTGGTACTCGCCCGACGCGTCCGACCCGTTCCGCTACGTGGGCCCAGGCAACTCGACCCGCACGTTCTTGATCTTCCGCCTGCCCGCCAAGGCCCTCCCCGACCCGCCCAAGTAACCACCGCGCGCCGAATAGGCGTGCAACATCAGGCACTTACCTGCAGTAGGTCTGAATGAGCAGGGGCTTCCTCGGATCACTCGCGGGGAGGTCTTGAGCCTGCTTGCACTTGATCGACACGGTCGGAGGGATGGGCGTCGTCGGCTTCGGCGTCGGCGTGGGAGTCGGCGTCGGCGTGGGGGTCGGGATCGGCCAGAACGTGGGGGTGGGCGTCGGCGTCGGCGTGGGGGTCGGCGTCGGCGTGGGGGTCGGCGTCGGCGCCGGCTTGGTGCTGGGCGCCGTCGGCTTGGTCGTCGGCGTGGGGCTCGTGGGAAGCGCCGTAGGGACCGGCGTCGTCGGGCCGAGCGGAGGAGGCTCGGCGGTGGGCGTGCTGGTCGCGGGCGTGGTGGACGTCGGGGTCGTGTCGGGGGTCGTCGGGGTCGTCGGCAGGACGAGCCCCGTGCTCGCAGGGACCTTCGAGTCGCTCGAGACGTCGATCACACCGGCGCCGATGAGAACGGCGCCGACGCTCACGAAACCGACGACGGCGAGCAGCCCGATGAGCAGCCCTCGTTTGCCGCCCGCCCCCGAAGGAGGCGCGCCGTGATGCGGCGGCGCGTACACTTGGCCGCCCGCCGACGGGGTTCCGAAGTGGGGCGGAGGAGCGCCCTGGGGACCGCCGTAGGGCCCACCGTACGCAGGCTGCGGCGGAGGGGCCGCGGGAGGGACGTACGTGCTCGGCCCCGCGGGAGGCCCGTACGCGGCGGCCGCGGCGGCCACGAAAGGAGGAGCTGCGTCGCCGGCCATGGTCCCGCTCGACACGCGAGGCGCGGCCGGAGAGGCCACGTTCATCTGCGGCGACATCGCCAAGGGCTCGCCCATGAGCGTGCCCCCGGGCCGCGCGGCGGGAGGCGCGGGCGTGGGCGCAGGATCGGGCGCAGGATCGGTCTCGTCGGCGCCGGAGAACGCGGCGAAGAACGCATCGACGGTGGGGAACCGGTCGTCGGGTGATTTGGAGAGCGCCTTCGAGATCGCGCGGCGCATCGGACGAGGCACCGCGGTGCCGTGGGGAGCGCCCTCGATGGGCCTCGGCGCCTCGCGCATGTGCTGCGTCGCCCACTCCCACGCCGTGCTCGCGCGAAAGGGCATCTCGCCCGTGAGCATCTCGTAGGTCATCACGCCGAGCGCGTAGATGTCGCTGCGCGCGTCGACCGCACGGCCCGTGAACTGCTCGGGGCTCATGTACGGCGGCGTGCCGAGCACGGTGCCCTGCTGCGTGAGCTGCTTTTCGTTGATTTGGCTGTCGTTCCGGCGCTTCGCGATGCCGAAATCGAGGAGCTTCACGTAGTCGGTCTGACCGGCCCGCTTGGTCAAGATGACGTTGTCGGGCTTGAGGTCGCGGTGAACGATGCCGCGCTGGTGCGCTTCGGAGAGCGCGCCCACGATCTGCGCGAGGATCTTCTTCGTGCGCTCGGGGTCGAAGAAGCCCGCCTTCGAGAGGGCGTCGCTCAGGCTCTCGCCCTGCACGAGCTCCATCACGATGAAGAGCTGGCCGTCGGGCGAGGTGCCGAAGTCGAACACTTGGATGGTGTGCGGGTGCTCGAGCTCGGCGACCGTGCTCACCTCACGCTGGAACCGCTCGCGAATGGCCTCGTCGTTCGTGAGGTGCCGGTGGAGCGTCTTCAGGGCGACCTTGCGGACGTTCGAGCCGAGGGTCTGCTCGGCGACGTACACGGAGCCCATGCCGCCCTCACCGAGCAGCTTGACGATTTTGTACCGCCCCGCGAACACCTGCCCCACGAGCGGATCCGGCGCGCCGGTCTTCGGCAGGGCCGCGCCGCAGCGGATGCAGTACGGCTGCGAGTCGACGACGGGCGCGTGGCAGGAGGGGCAGTTCACGGCAGGCTCGCTAGGATAGACGACGCAAAGCGCCGTTTCGATCTCGGCTCACCCCGGGGTTTACGAAACTTCGGGCAAGGCGGGAAGCGGCGCGCCCCAAAAACCCGAGAGCCGAGCCGAAGCGGCAACCTCTGCACGACGCGAGCGTGCCCCGACCTACTCAGCCAAAAGCTCGAAATCGTTCTACTTTCCGCAGAACTTTTTGATCATGGTCGCGTTGCCGGACTTCTTGGCGTTCTGGCACATGGGGCTCTCGGTCTGGCCGGGAGCGGGCGTGGGAATGGGCTTCGTCGTGCCGGTGGTCGTGGGCTTCGTCGG
The DNA window shown above is from Myxococcales bacterium and carries:
- a CDS encoding penicillin acylase family protein; translation: MRRALLPVFALAILAACTGDDNPANPVPPVDASVGDNAVPTPVDPLAALPIAEELKGEGLSAPVDVVRDDAGIPHIYADNIPDAAYAQGFMMAQDRWLEMDFGRRQASGTLAEIVGDFNELALVSDMRYRTHHLRATAEAAWKQISESTDPEDKRLKAILTSFSAGVNAWQNALRQGKYALPKGGLETYYLVPSVKAWTEVDSLVLGELQAFQLSFNATSDIERSTWDKAEADKLVGNADPQKAARVGFAEDYWRSLPFDPTTTVDGWNEVPGATALGKPMKSKAARPKMSTMKGALAALEGVGIDKKNDPDRGSNNWVVSGKASTTGRAMVANDTHLSLSNPAIFYLSHLSTKDGLDVMGAQFPGIPLVTLGMNRNVGWGSTVSYIDVTDVYREAVVPCTAGGGQCVTFKGGQVKLTPREETFKVSSMGRPGTDVKVTFYDVPHHGPILPRIGSRVLDPLKSEELSVRYTGHQPGPLLKAILLLNRAKNVDEAQKALEANFTHGGQNWVLADDTGNIAWTQTIRVPRRPKGTKAWKILPGDGSAEWDGFFDPKVLPHAKNPAKGYLVTANADPVGVTKDNDPGNEPEVGGFPLYMGSDYDPGTRVSRITTRIKDALADGKKLDRDQMAQIQADAISDWGKAFRPAFVSAIDALAAEAATPGTHPDLAPMLTSASPAVKAYLADAKRLVEAWSLDTAAGTEEGATPKQIEDSKATALMAVFATKLAQNTFGDEAAELGVTLSRAPTLKLLATILTSPATLKTKEAAFDNLKTVPVETKQMTLAQSAIDAIAVMMGQGDPSTWRWGKMHTLSPQFFLPLESLSLKKVGRHGGDGTVDVASHGIEDDDYSYGSGATIRFVAMMDPEKGPVARNVIPGGQVFDPASPHYSDLYDLYVKNQTVDLAFRVDDVVARAKVEAEKNKIGRRRFVP
- a CDS encoding protein kinase, giving the protein MNCPSCHAPVVDSQPYCIRCGAALPKTGAPDPLVGQVFAGRYKIVKLLGEGGMGSVYVAEQTLGSNVRKVALKTLHRHLTNDEAIRERFQREVSTVAELEHPHTIQVFDFGTSPDGQLFIVMELVQGESLSDALSKAGFFDPERTKKILAQIVGALSEAHQRGIVHRDLKPDNVILTKRAGQTDYVKLLDFGIAKRRNDSQINEKQLTQQGTVLGTPPYMSPEQFTGRAVDARSDIYALGVMTYEMLTGEMPFRASTAWEWATQHMREAPRPIEGAPHGTAVPRPMRRAISKALSKSPDDRFPTVDAFFAAFSGADETDPAPDPAPTPAPPAARPGGTLMGEPLAMSPQMNVASPAAPRVSSGTMAGDAAPPFVAAAAAAYGPPAGPSTYVPPAAPPPQPAYGGPYGGPQGAPPPHFGTPSAGGQVYAPPHHGAPPSGAGGKRGLLIGLLAVVGFVSVGAVLIGAGVIDVSSDSKVPASTGLVLPTTPTTPDTTPTSTTPATSTPTAEPPPLGPTTPVPTALPTSPTPTTKPTAPSTKPAPTPTPTPTPTPTPTPTPTPTFWPIPTPTPTPTPTPTPKPTTPIPPTVSIKCKQAQDLPASDPRKPLLIQTYCR
- the mfd gene encoding transcription-repair coupling factor, which produces MRDAFGDDPEALLRRDPNLDDPLPSLVPETGMTSLAAIARASASLPRVDVTLARGSSAAAIAVTLLEATKRPVVVVSQGADESRQMRDDIEFFSSGGEPVSVLVLTPPEVSPYAEVSPDRRGETARVATLAHLARTTARTIVCVAAPQLVRKVVPRDALRAHTQRVVYGEVLDREALLRALSEAGYLRVPLVEDPGTFAVRGSLVDVWPPVAQGGDFSRDEPVRIELDDELVVGLKRFDPHDQRTSKDADLDELWLPPAREAIFTPANVARAKARILDLADTHDVPTVKARGLADDVATGRAFFGADGYLPTYYASLDDPLGHLPADATVVLDDPEAVVASVRDALFRATEDERACASPIKLPLDAFFTSDAHLATELGARRIVTVGKTLVRGTEAPGLSAYEVTQEPFAHGSLDLDDLKSAMQRARAAKGKGAGLVPLTRRIAHFREAGLRVLLSARTLTQAERIASLLSHKSITCKLHTSPVEVLGAQAPGRGETDVEIVPSPLTRGVILPADGLAVITEEEVFGGRAHKKRERKNKDTTRPFLEDLRSLSVGDLVVHVEHGVGRYLGLVHKPVGGHLVDLLVVEYAGKDKLYLPVYRLNQVQKLSGGEGESTKLDRLGGSTFSKTKARVRKEVRQMADELLRLYAERKAQLGTALAPVDDEYRAFEATFPFEETPDQARAIDDVNRDLEAPRPMDRLVCGDVGFGKTEVAIRAAFRVAMSGRQVCVLCPTTVLAQQHFRTFEARLSGYPITVKCLSRFQSKREQDEILKATKEGKVDVLVGTHRLLSKDLHFKALGLLVVDEEQRFGVTHKERIKQMRSTVDVLTLSATPIPRTLQMAVGGLRDLSLIATPPADRRSVRTIVTRFDPQVLREAVTRELSRGGQVFFVHNRIEGLYERAQRLTELVPNARIAVAHGQLAKTKRRTETGESEAETNLERTMLDFVDGRYDVLCATAIVESGLDIPRANTIIIDRADMFGLSQLYQLRGRVGRSRERAYCYLVVPPQDAMTDDARARVEAIERFSELGSGFKVASLDLELRGAGDLLGGEQSGTVASVGFDLFCQMLEEAVHELRGEEVVFEVDPELSYDVEALVPESYVAEVGVRLSLYKRLAGAVDEAHVEDIADEMENRFGPPPEEVRRLFRLMAQKTHLRRLRVLGCEATSRLVTLHLREDTPLDSRKITELLRDKKSPWKLTPDMRLSRRFEGTASCLDNVDAMLADLARLEK